A region from the Arachis ipaensis cultivar K30076 chromosome B01, Araip1.1, whole genome shotgun sequence genome encodes:
- the LOC107636057 gene encoding UDP-glucose 4-epimerase GEPI42, with translation MVSGKGRGERILVTGGAGFIGSHTVVELLRQGYKVWVMDNLQNSCVEALHRVCHLVGPRLSPNLQFHHGDLCNPADLDRLFNASSSFDAVIHFAGLKGVGDSVLNPLHYYHNNIVGTVNLFQAMAKFNCKKMVFSSSATVYGQPEEVPCAEESKLHAMNPYGRSKLFAEEMGRDIEKAGGEGEWRMIFLRYFNPVGAHESGKLGEDPRGIPNNLMPYIQQVAVGRLPHLNVYGHDYPTNDGTAVRDYIHVMDLAHGHVAALRKLFANDTIGCTAYNLGTGRGTSVLEMVAAFEKASGKKIPIKMCPRRPGDATAVYASTEKAEKELGWKAKYGIEEMCRDQWNWVSNNPWGYQGNH, from the exons atggtgtCAGGGAAAGGGAGAGGGGAGAGGATTCTGGTGACGGGAGGGGCAGGATTCATCGGATCCCACACGGTGGTAGAGCTTCTGAGGCAAGGCTACAAGGTGTGGGTCATGGACAATCTCCAAAACTCGTGCGTGGAAGCCCTCCATAGAGTTTGCCATTTGGTTGGTCCACGCCTCTCTCCCAACCTCCAATTCCACCACGGCGATCTCTGCAACCCCGCTGACTTGGACCGCCTCTTCAATGCCTCCTCCTCATTTGACGCCGTCATCCACTTTGCCGGTCTCAAAGGCGTTGGAGACAGTGTTCTCAATCCCCTCCACTACTACCACAACAACATTGTTGGCACCGTCAACCTCTTCCAAGCCATGGCTAAATTCAATTGTAAAAAG ATGGTATTTTCATCGTCGGCGACGGTGTACGGACAACCAGAGGAAGTGCCGTGTGCGGAGGAGTCGAAGCTGCATGCGATGAATCCTTACGGGAGAAGCAAGTTGTTTGCGGAGGAGATGGGGAGGGATATAGAGAAGGCAGGGGGAGAGGGAGAGTGGAGGATGATATTTCTGAGATACTTTAACCCAGTTGGGGCCCACGAGAGTGGCAAGTTAGGGGAGGATCCGAGGGGAATCCCTAACAACCTCATGCCTTACATCCAACAAGTTGCCGTTGGAAGGCTCCCTCACCTCAACGTGTACGGTCATGATTATCCCACCAACGATGGCACCGCGGTTCGGGACTATATCCATGTCATGGACTTGGCACATGGTCATGTTGCTGCCCTACGAAAGCTTTTTGCAAATGACACCATCG GCTGTACTGCCTACAACTTGGGAACGGGTCGTGGGACATCtgtgcttgaaatggttgcagCGTTTGAAAAAGCTTCCGGCAAG AAGATTCCAATTAAAATGTGTCCTAGGAGGCCAGGGGATGCTACCGCTGTTTATGCATCCACAGAGAAGGCTGAGAAAGAACTTGGTTGGAA GGCAAAATACGGTATAGAGGAGATGTGCAGGGATCAATGGAACTGGGTCAGTAACAATCCATGGGGTTACCAAGGCAACCATTAA